A region of Chloracidobacterium sp. DNA encodes the following proteins:
- a CDS encoding NCS1 family nucleobase:cation symporter-1, producing the protein MTETVQHDDGRVELNADALKDIESSPLYNEDLAPVPVAKRNWTTYNYAALWISMAHCIPTYMMASGLISAGMNWWQALFTILLGNIIVLAPILLNSHPGTKYGIPFPVFARAAYGTMGSNVPALMRAIVACGWFGIQAWIGGQALQTFFAAFIPGWATLLGGPIGGHTPTEWLSFMIFWGMNIAIIYKGMDLLRIVENWAAPYVLVMTGILLAWILYQAGGVGFLLNEPGKFQTFGEFWPIFIPSLTAMIGFWATLSLNMPDFTRFGKSQKEQVVGQTVALPTTMVVFAAMGILITSAALIVFPDMNKADAWDPVKLVGQFSQPIVVAISMFTVVVATLSVNIAANVVSPANDFANAFPKLISFRTGGLITGIIGILMMPWKLLADPSGYIFGWLVGYSGGLGSIAGVLIADYWLVRNKNLNLGDLYRSKGIYGGWNWSAVIATLLGCFFAWIGLIIPILRPLYDYAWFVGFGVAFVVHWALMAAIPPTEKNNEIRES; encoded by the coding sequence ATGACCGAAACTGTCCAACACGATGACGGACGCGTTGAGTTAAATGCTGACGCGTTAAAAGATATCGAATCTTCGCCTTTGTATAACGAAGACCTCGCTCCGGTGCCTGTCGCCAAGCGCAATTGGACGACGTACAACTACGCGGCGCTTTGGATCTCGATGGCGCATTGCATACCGACTTATATGATGGCGTCGGGGTTGATCTCGGCGGGTATGAACTGGTGGCAGGCTTTGTTCACTATTTTGCTCGGCAACATCATTGTCCTCGCGCCCATCTTGCTCAATTCGCACCCCGGAACAAAGTACGGAATTCCCTTTCCGGTTTTCGCTCGTGCGGCTTATGGAACGATGGGCTCGAACGTGCCTGCGTTGATGAGGGCAATTGTCGCGTGCGGCTGGTTCGGTATTCAAGCCTGGATCGGCGGACAGGCTTTGCAGACTTTTTTCGCGGCGTTCATTCCCGGTTGGGCGACTTTGCTCGGCGGGCCGATCGGAGGACACACGCCGACGGAATGGCTCTCGTTCATGATCTTTTGGGGCATGAACATCGCCATTATTTACAAGGGAATGGACCTGCTGCGGATCGTCGAAAATTGGGCCGCGCCCTATGTTTTGGTGATGACAGGCATTTTGCTCGCGTGGATATTGTATCAAGCGGGCGGCGTAGGTTTCTTGCTCAATGAACCCGGCAAGTTTCAGACGTTTGGCGAATTTTGGCCGATATTTATTCCATCGTTGACGGCGATGATCGGTTTTTGGGCGACGCTTTCGCTCAACATGCCGGACTTTACGCGATTTGGTAAGAGTCAGAAGGAACAGGTCGTCGGGCAGACAGTCGCTTTGCCGACTACTATGGTAGTTTTTGCGGCGATGGGCATTTTAATAACGTCGGCGGCGTTAATAGTCTTTCCAGATATGAACAAGGCAGACGCTTGGGACCCTGTTAAACTTGTCGGACAATTCTCTCAGCCGATAGTCGTCGCTATTTCGATGTTCACGGTTGTTGTTGCAACCTTATCAGTAAATATCGCGGCAAACGTAGTCTCACCCGCAAATGATTTTGCCAACGCGTTCCCAAAACTGATCTCATTTCGCACCGGCGGCCTGATCACAGGGATCATCGGCATTTTGATGATGCCTTGGAAATTACTCGCCGATCCAAGCGGTTACATTTTTGGCTGGCTGGTTGGGTATTCTGGCGGTTTAGGATCGATAGCAGGCGTTTTGATCGCGGATTATTGGCTTGTCCGTAACAAAAACCTGAATCTTGGCGATCTTTACCGCAGCAAAGGAATTTACGGCGGCTGGAATTGGAGTGCGGTAATTGCAACGCTTCTGGGTTGCTTTTTTGCGTGGATAGGGTTGATAATTCCAATACTTCGACCGTTATACGATTATGCGTGGTTTGTTGGATTCGGTGTCGCGTTTGTCGTGCACTGGGCGTTGATGGCGGCGATCCCGCCGACAGAAAAAAATAATGAAATACGAGAGAGTTAA
- a CDS encoding CoA-acylating methylmalonate-semialdehyde dehydrogenase has product MKYERVKNFYNGEFVESTSANDFDVTSPLDGNLLATVPMSTPDELERAVRSAKKAFESWSKLPIKERVQVFFRYRYLLEKHSDELAALVSEENGKTIDEARAEVDKSIELTEFACSMPQLISGEIMEVSRGVECRTEHFPVGVVASIVPFNFPLMVPNWTMPNALVLGNTMIMKPSELVPLSCERMAELLKEAGLPDGVFNIVNGGKEIVEGICSHKDIEAVSFVGSTKVAKLVYQQSTHHLKRCIALGGAKNHLFVLPDANPAMTASNVTASMSGCAGQRCMAASAMLAVGNVDPIIDQIVAEARKIVPGKNLGAVISKAAKTRIEDYISEAERNGAKILVDGRGAVVEGKENGTYVGPTVIDFVKPDMSVATEEIFGPVISIMRTDTLDEAIKIENENPYGNAAAVFTQSGGLARYVMEHASAGMVGVNIGVPVPREPFSFGGWNESRFGANDITGRSSIEFWTKLKKTTTKWNPEAGVNWMS; this is encoded by the coding sequence ATGAAATACGAGAGAGTTAAGAATTTTTACAACGGCGAATTTGTGGAAAGTACATCCGCAAATGATTTTGATGTCACGTCGCCGCTGGACGGCAACCTGTTGGCGACGGTTCCGATGTCAACGCCGGATGAATTGGAAAGGGCTGTAAGATCGGCGAAAAAGGCTTTTGAAAGCTGGAGCAAGCTGCCGATAAAGGAACGTGTGCAGGTATTTTTCCGCTACCGCTATTTGCTAGAGAAACACTCGGATGAGCTTGCCGCTTTGGTCTCTGAGGAAAACGGCAAGACCATTGACGAAGCTCGTGCCGAGGTCGATAAGAGCATCGAGCTTACTGAATTTGCCTGTTCGATGCCGCAGCTTATTTCCGGCGAGATCATGGAAGTCAGCCGCGGCGTCGAGTGTCGAACCGAGCATTTCCCTGTCGGCGTGGTTGCTTCGATCGTGCCGTTCAATTTCCCCTTGATGGTGCCAAATTGGACGATGCCGAACGCTCTTGTGCTCGGCAACACAATGATAATGAAGCCATCCGAACTCGTGCCGCTTTCCTGTGAGCGAATGGCCGAGCTATTAAAAGAAGCAGGTTTGCCCGACGGTGTTTTCAACATCGTCAACGGTGGCAAAGAGATCGTCGAAGGCATCTGTTCTCACAAAGATATCGAGGCGGTCAGTTTTGTCGGCTCGACGAAGGTTGCAAAGCTCGTTTATCAGCAGAGCACACATCATCTAAAACGCTGCATCGCTCTCGGTGGTGCAAAAAATCATCTCTTCGTTCTACCGGATGCAAATCCGGCGATGACTGCCTCGAATGTTACGGCTTCGATGTCAGGCTGTGCCGGACAACGCTGCATGGCCGCATCAGCGATGCTCGCTGTCGGCAATGTCGATCCGATCATCGATCAGATCGTCGCCGAAGCACGCAAGATCGTTCCCGGCAAAAATCTCGGCGCCGTGATCTCAAAAGCCGCAAAAACGCGCATCGAAGATTACATTTCCGAAGCCGAACGCAACGGAGCGAAGATCCTCGTTGACGGACGCGGTGCGGTCGTCGAAGGCAAAGAAAACGGAACCTACGTCGGGCCGACTGTCATCGACTTTGTTAAACCTGACATGTCGGTTGCGACCGAAGAGATATTTGGCCCGGTCATTTCGATCATGCGGACAGATACGCTCGACGAAGCGATCAAGATCGAGAACGAAAATCCTTACGGCAACGCTGCAGCGGTCTTCACGCAAAGCGGCGGCCTGGCGAGATACGTCATGGAACACGCCAGTGCCGGAATGGTCGGCGTCAACATCGGTGTACCAGTGCCGCGTGAACCGTTCTCTTTCGGAGGCTGGAATGAATCGCGTTTCGGTGCGAACGATATCACGGGACGCAGCTCGATCGAGTTTTGGACAAAGTTAAAGAAAACAACAACCAAATGGAACCCCGAGGCGGGTGTAAACTGGATGTCTTAA
- the preA gene encoding NAD-dependent dihydropyrimidine dehydrogenase subunit PreA — MADLSINFAGIKSPNPFWLASAPPTNMGSMVERAFDAGWGGAVWKTLGEPITNVSSRLAGLDSGTNRLIGLNNIELITDRSLDVNLKEIAACKKKYPNHAVIASLMVESKKEAWQEITKKTQDTGCDGFELNFGCPHGMSERGMGAAMGQVPEYTCMVTEWVKEVSNIPVIVKLTPNVTHIVPPGHAAQRGGADAVSLINTINSVIGVDIDTMIPYPNVNGMAAHGGYCGTAVKPIALNMVSELARDEEFNIPISGIGGINTWRDAVEFMLLGAGNVQVCTAVMHYGYRIVEDMIDGLNNYLVDKGFASVNDIVGKSVGRMTDWGNLDLNYDVKARVNKEKCIQCNLCYVACEDGAHQSFVFEEVDGKKYPLVIEKECVGCNLCYLVCPSPGAIEMVRVDAGGPTQSWRERMGEH, encoded by the coding sequence ATGGCTGATCTAAGTATTAATTTTGCAGGAATTAAATCACCCAATCCGTTTTGGCTCGCAAGCGCGCCGCCTACTAATATGGGTTCGATGGTAGAGCGGGCTTTTGACGCTGGTTGGGGCGGGGCGGTTTGGAAAACGCTTGGCGAGCCTATTACCAACGTCTCGTCGCGGCTGGCAGGACTCGATTCGGGCACGAATCGGCTTATCGGCCTTAACAACATCGAGTTGATCACTGACCGTTCGCTCGATGTCAATCTCAAAGAGATCGCCGCCTGTAAAAAGAAATATCCGAACCACGCCGTGATCGCTTCTTTAATGGTCGAGTCAAAAAAAGAAGCGTGGCAGGAGATAACTAAGAAAACTCAAGATACGGGCTGCGATGGTTTTGAGCTTAATTTTGGCTGTCCGCACGGAATGTCGGAGCGTGGAATGGGCGCGGCGATGGGACAGGTTCCCGAGTACACGTGCATGGTCACGGAATGGGTCAAGGAAGTTTCCAACATTCCGGTGATAGTTAAACTCACTCCAAATGTCACACATATCGTGCCGCCGGGACACGCTGCTCAACGCGGCGGAGCGGATGCGGTTTCGCTGATCAACACGATCAATTCGGTCATCGGCGTTGATATCGATACGATGATCCCTTATCCGAATGTCAACGGCATGGCTGCTCACGGTGGTTATTGCGGCACGGCGGTCAAACCGATCGCTCTGAACATGGTTTCCGAGCTTGCACGCGATGAAGAATTCAATATTCCGATCAGCGGCATCGGCGGTATCAATACTTGGCGCGACGCGGTCGAATTTATGCTGCTTGGCGCCGGAAATGTTCAGGTTTGCACTGCAGTGATGCATTACGGCTATCGTATCGTCGAGGATATGATCGACGGGCTGAATAACTATCTCGTCGACAAAGGCTTTGCTTCCGTCAATGACATTGTCGGCAAATCGGTCGGCCGCATGACCGATTGGGGAAATCTCGATCTGAACTACGATGTTAAGGCCCGCGTCAACAAAGAGAAGTGTATTCAATGTAATCTCTGCTACGTCGCTTGCGAAGACGGTGCTCACCAGAGCTTTGTCTTCGAGGAAGTTGACGGCAAAAAATATCCGCTTGTCATCGAAAAAGAATGCGTCGGATGCAATCTATGTTATCTAGTCTGCCCTTCGCCCGGAGCCATCGAAATGGTCCGCGTCGACGCCGGCGGCCCAACCCAAAGCTGGCGTGAGCGAATGGGAGAACATTAA
- a CDS encoding N-acetyltransferase has translation MQIRSAKDDDALDIAYIYNYYIATSHATFEIEPIDEAEMLRRIEECWYSGYPFLVCEENDEIVGYAYGRRFRVRQAYLHSVEVTVYVRPGHTERGIGKLLYEKLFDEIRKGDFHAIIGGISLPNDASIKLHENFGFEKVAHFREVGRKFDRWIDVGYWQLILN, from the coding sequence ATGCAAATCCGCAGTGCAAAAGACGATGACGCTCTCGACATAGCGTATATCTACAATTATTACATCGCTACTTCTCATGCGACGTTTGAGATCGAGCCTATTGACGAGGCTGAGATGCTCAGGCGGATCGAAGAGTGTTGGTATTCCGGTTATCCGTTCCTTGTGTGTGAGGAGAACGATGAGATCGTCGGCTACGCTTATGGACGACGTTTTCGTGTCCGGCAGGCCTATTTACATTCCGTCGAAGTTACAGTGTATGTTCGGCCCGGACACACGGAGCGCGGCATAGGCAAGCTACTTTACGAGAAGTTGTTTGATGAAATAAGGAAAGGCGATTTTCATGCGATCATTGGCGGCATTTCCCTTCCGAACGACGCAAGCATAAAGCTCCACGAAAATTTTGGCTTCGAAAAGGTCGCCCATTTTCGCGAGGTCGGTCGCAAGTTCGACCGTTGGATAGATGTAGGCTATTGGCAGCTTATCCTCAACTAA
- a CDS encoding NAD(P)-dependent oxidoreductase, with the protein MANDYCSPLDITQIEQNFSEINPALTTVEALHEANRCLYCYDAPCTHACPTHIDVPSFIKKIASGNLHGSARVIFDANPIGASCARVCPVEVLCEGACVEKTLLDKPIEIGRLQRYATDHAMSSGRQIYTKGESNGKSVGIVGSGPAGLSCASYLARLGYYVTVYEKRAQAGGLDTYGMAEYKMPQSVSLSEVEHVEKMGVKFLLNTEITAMDDLHSKHDAIFLATGLGETNKLNIPGEELDGVYDALHFIEKIKSRDWKTVPLGKNVLVIGAGNTAIDAVTQAKRLGAEKVTMVYRRTEKDAPAYDYEMELARKDGIEFSWQTKPIAITGVGHINALLCARPDGTEFEIKCDMVIKAIGQQKMASFFSDVAGVEVDEKGRVVINDQMQTSNPKIFSGGDCANGGKEAVDASQMGKLGAMSIHESLSGEKVEFAGAVLRDPPKAPVDTVPH; encoded by the coding sequence ATGGCAAATGACTATTGCTCACCGCTCGATATAACACAGATCGAGCAAAATTTTTCGGAGATCAATCCGGCCTTGACGACGGTAGAAGCTTTGCATGAGGCGAATCGCTGTCTGTATTGCTATGACGCTCCGTGCACGCATGCTTGTCCGACGCATATTGACGTACCCTCGTTTATCAAGAAGATCGCGAGCGGCAATTTGCACGGCTCGGCTCGTGTGATCTTTGATGCAAATCCAATAGGTGCTAGTTGCGCTCGCGTCTGCCCAGTCGAGGTCCTTTGCGAAGGTGCCTGTGTCGAAAAGACTTTGCTCGATAAGCCTATTGAAATTGGACGGCTTCAGCGATACGCGACCGATCATGCGATGTCGAGCGGCCGTCAGATATATACGAAGGGTGAGTCGAACGGCAAGTCGGTTGGTATCGTCGGCTCTGGCCCTGCGGGCTTGTCGTGTGCGTCGTATCTTGCACGGTTGGGTTACTACGTGACGGTTTATGAGAAACGAGCACAGGCCGGAGGCCTCGACACCTACGGGATGGCGGAATACAAGATGCCACAGTCCGTTAGCCTAAGCGAGGTCGAACACGTCGAGAAAATGGGCGTGAAGTTTCTTCTCAATACTGAAATAACCGCGATGGATGACTTGCATTCGAAACATGATGCAATTTTTCTCGCGACCGGCCTCGGCGAAACCAATAAACTCAATATTCCCGGCGAAGAACTCGATGGCGTTTACGACGCCCTTCATTTTATTGAAAAAATAAAGAGCCGCGATTGGAAAACCGTTCCCCTCGGCAAAAACGTTTTAGTTATTGGTGCAGGCAACACCGCCATCGATGCCGTGACGCAGGCAAAGCGCCTCGGTGCCGAAAAAGTGACCATGGTCTACCGCCGCACTGAAAAAGACGCTCCGGCATACGATTACGAGATGGAACTAGCTCGCAAAGACGGCATCGAATTTTCGTGGCAGACCAAACCGATCGCGATCACAGGTGTCGGACACATAAACGCCTTGCTGTGTGCAAGACCTGACGGAACTGAGTTTGAGATCAAGTGCGACATGGTCATCAAAGCCATCGGCCAACAGAAAATGGCATCATTCTTCTCAGATGTAGCCGGAGTCGAAGTGGATGAAAAAGGTCGCGTTGTCATTAATGACCAGATGCAGACGTCGAATCCAAAGATATTCTCCGGCGGCGACTGTGCAAACGGCGGAAAGGAAGCGGTTGACGCTTCACAAATGGGAAAACTCGGTGCGATGAGTATTCATGAGTCACTGTCGGGTGAAAAGGTCGAGTTCGCGGGAGCCGTACTTCGCGATCCGCCAAAGGCGCCAGTCGACACTGTCCCACATTAA
- the pilM gene encoding type IV pilus assembly protein PilM, producing the protein MFGKKKSVAGLDIGSSSIKMVELEGKMNNLNLVSLGYENLPGDTIIDGQIMELNVVSDVIRSVCSNHDVHADNVVTGVSGHSVIIKNIVLPAMSKEELEESIDWHAEEHIPYDLADVSLDYQVTSETSDSTHVLIAACKSERIDNIKQAIQLAGKTAVVIDVDTFALQNCYEVNYNPTENDVVTLLNIGASTMNVNIVKGNRSLFTRDITVGGSQFTDVLQRSLGLNFQQAEAVKRGVTDAVEGIEEKSIEPLMNNVTEIVAMEIQKTFDFYRATTEDNETVVQKILISGGGSKLVGLAQELSERLELTVEVLDPFRNINVDSKKFDPDYLSEIVPEMAVAVGLAVRGV; encoded by the coding sequence ATGTTCGGTAAAAAGAAAAGCGTTGCTGGTTTAGACATCGGTTCCAGCTCGATAAAAATGGTCGAGCTTGAAGGCAAGATGAATAACCTGAACTTAGTAAGCCTCGGCTATGAAAATCTACCCGGCGATACGATCATCGACGGCCAGATCATGGAGCTTAATGTCGTTTCGGATGTTATCCGCAGCGTTTGCAGCAATCATGATGTGCACGCAGACAATGTCGTTACCGGCGTCAGCGGCCATTCGGTGATCATAAAGAACATCGTTCTGCCAGCAATGAGCAAAGAGGAATTAGAAGAATCTATCGACTGGCACGCTGAGGAACATATTCCTTATGATCTGGCAGATGTCAGCCTGGATTATCAGGTCACATCGGAAACGTCAGATTCTACTCATGTTTTGATCGCAGCCTGCAAGAGCGAGCGCATAGACAATATAAAGCAGGCGATCCAGCTCGCCGGCAAGACCGCGGTCGTGATCGATGTCGATACATTTGCTCTGCAGAATTGCTACGAAGTTAATTACAATCCGACCGAGAATGATGTCGTAACACTTCTCAACATCGGAGCCTCGACGATGAATGTCAATATTGTAAAGGGCAACCGCTCTTTGTTCACACGCGACATCACAGTTGGAGGCAGCCAGTTTACGGATGTTCTACAGCGAAGCCTTGGCCTTAACTTCCAACAGGCCGAAGCGGTCAAACGCGGTGTCACCGATGCCGTCGAAGGTATCGAGGAAAAATCGATCGAGCCGCTAATGAACAACGTGACAGAGATCGTCGCTATGGAGATCCAGAAGACCTTCGATTTCTATCGTGCAACGACCGAGGACAACGAAACCGTTGTACAAAAGATCCTTATTTCAGGCGGCGGTTCGAAGCTTGTCGGCCTTGCTCAGGAACTCTCAGAAAGGCTTGAGCTAACGGTCGAGGTGCTCGATCCTTTCCGCAACATTAATGTTGACTCAAAGAAGTTTGACCCTGATTACCTTAGCGAGATCGTGCCTGAAATGGCGGTAGCCGTCGGATTGGCAGTAAGGGGAGTGTAA
- a CDS encoding PilN domain-containing protein: MIKINLINSVTERQSGTVVAVDRKISSGSSRFLLLSVVVGFLLAAVIGWDVISTQMAKTEAERQLDEQKRIQAELEVVMNEQRELEQKIANIDSRIEAIKKLRASQAGPSAVLEAMRERIAMVPGLYLESVEQAGEGLVIKGSSPDESQVTQFGRSLEFSNGLFSNLNIETVRNEIVNQNAPVKANATGEPPKVGIVNFTIKCAYTPSKAAGADNGNPTTASAQSPAAPAQPVQVAKN, encoded by the coding sequence ATGATTAAGATCAATCTAATAAATTCTGTTACAGAAAGACAAAGCGGCACAGTTGTAGCTGTCGATCGCAAAATATCGAGCGGTAGTTCACGCTTTCTTCTCCTCTCCGTCGTGGTGGGCTTCCTGCTCGCGGCGGTCATCGGATGGGACGTGATCAGCACCCAGATGGCAAAAACCGAAGCCGAACGTCAACTCGACGAGCAAAAGCGCATCCAGGCTGAGCTTGAGGTCGTGATGAACGAACAGCGAGAGTTGGAGCAAAAGATCGCCAACATCGACTCCCGTATTGAGGCCATTAAGAAGCTGCGAGCTTCGCAAGCCGGCCCGAGTGCGGTACTTGAAGCGATGCGTGAACGCATAGCAATGGTTCCGGGACTTTATCTGGAAAGCGTCGAGCAGGCCGGTGAAGGATTGGTTATCAAAGGCAGTTCGCCCGATGAATCACAGGTCACGCAGTTTGGACGCAGTCTTGAATTTTCAAACGGGCTGTTCTCTAACCTGAATATCGAGACCGTTCGAAACGAGATCGTTAACCAAAACGCTCCGGTCAAAGCAAATGCAACCGGTGAACCACCAAAGGTCGGGATCGTTAATTTCACGATCAAATGTGCCTACACGCCCTCTAAGGCTGCCGGCGCCGACAACGGAAATCCGACGACCGCGTCTGCACAGTCACCTGCTGCTCCCGCTCAGCCGGTCCAAGTCGCTAAGAACTGA
- a CDS encoding acyltransferase, with amino-acid sequence MSRIIKCGLIQAHNAAPTDAPIEEIRKANIDHQMTMVEDAAKQGVQMLCFQEVFTMPYFCAEQQTRWYEAVERIPDGPTVKLMQDVAKQFGMVIIVPIYEEEQTGVYYNTAAVIDADGKYLGKYRKTHIPHVNPGFWEKFYFKPGNLGYPCFDTAFARIGVYICYDRHFPEGARCLGLNGAEIIFNPSATVAGLSEYLWKLEQPAHAVANGYFVGAINRVGTEAPWNIGEFYGQSYFCDPRGQIIAEGSRDQDELVVADLDMDKIREVRNTWQFFRDRRPDAYGPIVAD; translated from the coding sequence ATGTCAAGAATAATCAAATGTGGACTAATACAGGCGCATAACGCGGCACCGACCGATGCTCCGATAGAGGAAATAAGGAAAGCAAATATTGACCATCAAATGACGATGGTTGAGGATGCGGCTAAGCAGGGCGTTCAGATGCTTTGCTTTCAAGAGGTTTTCACGATGCCGTATTTCTGTGCTGAACAGCAGACGCGTTGGTACGAAGCTGTCGAACGCATTCCTGACGGCCCGACGGTTAAGCTGATGCAGGATGTAGCTAAGCAGTTCGGCATGGTGATCATCGTTCCGATCTATGAGGAAGAGCAGACGGGCGTTTATTACAACACCGCTGCAGTGATCGACGCCGACGGCAAATATCTCGGTAAATATCGCAAAACGCATATCCCGCACGTCAATCCCGGCTTTTGGGAAAAGTTCTATTTCAAGCCCGGCAATCTTGGCTACCCGTGTTTTGATACGGCGTTTGCGCGGATCGGCGTCTATATATGTTATGACCGACACTTTCCCGAGGGAGCTCGATGTCTTGGTTTGAATGGAGCTGAGATTATCTTTAACCCATCGGCAACTGTCGCCGGGCTTTCGGAATATCTTTGGAAGCTCGAACAGCCTGCACACGCGGTTGCGAACGGCTATTTTGTCGGAGCGATCAATCGTGTCGGCACAGAGGCACCTTGGAACATTGGCGAATTCTACGGGCAAAGCTATTTTTGTGACCCGCGCGGCCAGATAATCGCCGAGGGCTCCCGCGATCAGGACGAACTCGTCGTCGCCGACCTCGATATGGACAAGATCCGCGAGGTGCGAAATACTTGGCAGTTCTTTAGAGACCGCAGGCCGGATGCTTACGGGCCGATCGTAGCGGATTAA